From one Bombyx mori chromosome 5, ASM3026992v2 genomic stretch:
- the RpL13 gene encoding ribosomal protein L13 isoform X1: MGKGNNMIPNGHFHKDWQRFVKTWFNQPARRYRRKQNRIKKAKAVAPRPAAGPLRPIVRCPTVRYHTKVRAGRGFTLREIRAAGLNPVFARTIGIAVDPRRRNKSVESLQINVQRIKEYRARLILFPKGKKVLKGEANEEERKLATQLRGPLMPVQQPAPKSVARPITEDEKNFKAYQYLRGARSIAKLVGIRAKRLKDAAENPDDVTKAPTAKEVKPKK, encoded by the exons ATGGGCAAGGGGAATAATATGATACCTAATGGACATTTCCACAAGGATTGGCAAAGATTTGTTAAAACTTGGTTTAACCAGCCAGCTCGACGATACCGCAGAAAGCAAAATAGAATAAAGAAAGCTAAGGCCGTAGCTCCACGTCCTGCAGCTGGGCCGTTACGTCCTATAGTGCGATGCCCAACTGTTCGGTACCATACTAAAGTACGCGCCGGTAGAGGATTCACTCTTCGTGAAATTAGG GCCGCAGGATTGAACCCAGTATTTGCCCGAACGATTGGAATTGCTGTAGATCCCCGTAGACGCAACAAGTCTGTTGAATCATTGCAAATCAATGTTCAAAGAATAAAGGAATACAGAGCGCGTCTTATACTGTTCCCGAAAGGCAAAAAG GTGCTGAAGGGTGAGGCCAATGAAGAAGAACGTAAGCTGGCTACACAGCTACGTGGTCCATTAATGCCAGTTCAACAGCCTGCTCCTAAATCAGTTGCAAGACCTATCACTGAAGATGAAAAGAACTTCAAAGCTTATCAATACCTGAGAGGA GCTCGCTCCATTGCCAAACTCGTCGGTATCCGGGCTAAGAGATTGAAGGATGCTGCTGAGAATCCGGATGATGTTACAAAAGCACCAACCGCTAAAGAAGTGAAGCCTAAAAagtga
- the LOC101735936 gene encoding zinc finger protein on ecdysone puffs, whose translation MSSRGRGYYGRVSYSGGRGSGYRGSYRGSSNRGSYESRGGRGGGASYSSYNNDTRYNSGGRSYNTSRDRVDESYKKTYRNESSVNYSNREYGGRGGSPERKRMRMEGPAERRSHDGGGGHYGGSYSSRQENYGGERRSFGGDERRRSPARESYRKPSGMGPPREPRIGTRPRRPFRGRTLRSRASYRGTPRSRASFTRRFADRTLNYNRAFRSVKGRSSIKSKEEASSTEEDWDADDKEEITEEKKEPKNKSPKVEAEDSDAEAAVVGGVAGDDTDKEPDAASDTATRPFVNLMCVHCKEKCPTFARYTKHLVSVRHRAAMGVVARRHKTQLLRMRVAQRVAQRELEAAAGADLAERTTFCPVCRLNHRTTREAHNLTDTHRAMKRFLMPFCRICRTTYRSPMIYEHHICSLEHLKKKANKSLRHASPKAEGSGDEGMNVDLDNFMTLDSVGDVDEVEDDDSGTEKKDEGSPKKTKAEINIGSEHIKKLEVWWCELCRTYLTRAETGGAELTEVVRRHCRLRLHLGRYVQYRDTRTLRKHAERIHRQLHQQKQDVEESANDVVAKGKEEKEETIDEVKKKLDNTTETSNMSANEDKLWADVDKDIGELLREVDPQGNEGTDDEEDLDRYEKFRKTDTKKAKNIESENNESIVLNSSGEKKSVEVNTSA comes from the exons ATGTCGTCCCGAGGTCGTGGTTATTATGGACGAGTGAGCTACAGTGGTGGTAGAGGTAGCGGATACAGAGGTTCTTATAGAGGCAGTAGCAATCGAGGCAGTTATGAAAGCCGTGGAGGCCGTGGTGGTGGCGCAAGCTATTCATCATACAATAATGATACTCGTTATAATAGCGGTGGAAGGAGTTACAACACCAGTCGTGACAGAGTAGATGAATCTTACAAAAAAACATATCGAAAT GAAAGCTCTGTTAACTATTCAAACAGAGAGTATGGAGGTAGAGGAGGATCACCAGAAAGAAAAAGAATGAGGATGGAG GGACCAGCCGAAAGACGTAGCCATGACGGCGGCGGCGGTCATTACGGCGGGTCCTACAGCTCAAGGCAGGAAAATTACGGAGGCGAAAGGAGGTCCTTCGGTGGGGATGAACGAAGACGATCGCCCGCCAGAGAAAGCTACCGCAAACCAAGCGGTATGGGCCCCCCGCGAGAGCCGCGCATCGGCACCCGCCCGCGCCGCCCCTTCCGTGGCCGCACTCTGCGCTCGCGAGCATCCTATCGCGGCACACCGCGCTCGCGTGCCTCCTTTACGAGGCGGTTCGCTGATAGAACCCTCAATTACAACCGTGCCTTTAGAAGCGTCAAGGGACGCAG TTCCATCAAATCCAAAGAAGAAGCATCCTCAACTGAAGAAGATTGGGATGCTGACGACAAAGAAGAAATAACTGAAGAAAAGAAAGAACCAAAAAATAAGTCACCAaag GTGGAGGCAGAAGATTCTGATGCTGAAGCTGCTGTTGTCGGTGGAGTTGCTGGTGATGATACAGATAAGGAGCCCGATGCCGCCTCCGATACTGCGACGCGGCCCTTTGTTAATCTTATGTGTGTTCACTGCAAAGAAAAATGCCCCACTTTTGCG AGGTACACAAAACATTTGGTGTCAGTGAGACACCGCGCAGCGATGGGTGTGGTGGCACGGCGCCACAAGACTCAGCTGCTCCGCATGCGCGTGGCCCAACGCGTGGCTCAACGTGAACTGGAAGCAGCAGCAGGCGCTGATCTCGCCGAGCGCACGACATTCTGTCCCGTATGTCGCCTCAACCATCGCACCACGCGCGAGGCTCACAACCTCACCGATACTCATCGAGCTATGAAGCGCTTCCTTATGCCCTTCTGTCGAATTTGTCGCACTACATATCGTTCGCCTATGATCTATGAACATCATATATGTTCGCTCGAACATCTTAAG aaaaaagcaAACAAGTCTTTACGCCATGCGAGTCCAAAAGCTGAGGGTAGTGGTGATGAGGGCATGAATGTTGATTTGGATAATTTCATGACACTTGATTCTGTTGGTGATGTTGATG aagtcGAGGATGATGACTCGGgaacagaaaaaaaagatgaaggtagtccaaaaaaaacaaaagcagaaATTAACATTGGAAGTGAACACATTAAGAAGTTGGAG GTGTGGTGGTGTGAGCTTTGCCGCACATATCTAACGCGCGCCGAGACCGGTGGTGCCGAACTGACAGAGGTTGTGCGGCGCCACTGTCGACTTCGTCTCCATCTCGGGCGATATGTGCAGTACCGTGACACTCGCACGCTTCGGAAGCATGCTGAGCGCATTCATCGACAGCTTCATCAGCAGAAAC AAGATGTGGAAGAATCTGCAAATGATGTTGTTGCTAAAGGTAAAGAAGAAAAAGAGGAAACTATTGATGAAGTTAAGAAAAAACTGGACAATACTACTGAAACTTCAAATATGTCGG CAAATGAAGACAAATTGTGGGCTGATGTTGATAAAGACATTGGAGAACTTCTTCGAGAAGTGGACCCACAAGGAAATGAAGGAACTGATGATGAAGAGGACCTAGACAG ATATGAAAAGTTCCGAAAAACCGATACCAAAAAAGCTAAGAATATTGAGAGTGAAAATAATGAATCCATTGTCTTGAATTCATCGGGTGAAAAGAAATCTGTTGAAGTTAATACTTCTGCTTAA
- the LOC101736061 gene encoding exostosin-1 encodes MQAKRRYLLLFMSCAFLLYCYYGNTSFKSDTCKSKLNELPSFATLDDLHLKPSRQKRNPASATQPCRMDTCFDFSKCGSDPKIFVYPSDGTVSASYRKVLSVIRESRYVTRDPNEACLFVPAIDTLDADPLSSEHVSDVASRLSRLPYWRNGRNHLIFNLYAGTWPDYAEDSLGFDPGEAILARASASEIMFREGFDISLPLFHKEHPEKGGVPPAATVNPFPAQRKHLVAFKGKRYVHGIGSETRNSLWHLHDGNNLILVTTCRHGKSWKDLRDERCEEDNKEYDKFDYEQLLANSTFCIVARGRRLGSYRFLEALAAGCIPVLLSNGWRLPFDEKIDWRRAVIWADERLLLQVPELVRSVPPERILALRQQTQFLWEQYFSSIEKIVFTTIEILLERVLAHRVSKQRDLLIWNASPGALGTLAAYGDSRSHYPISSPVLEAPSAPFTSLAPLPVPSIPQMAPPHTPGNSFTALLYVQATSPALHKLLANIASSEFCEKVVLVWDSERAAPSLKSLSRMAGDSRDPLPVIVVDATTHYPGEGVSARWQPLWAVPTAAVFSLDGDAPLLAEELDFAFRVWQQFPERIVGYPARTHFWDESKGSWGYSSRWGSLYSMVLPGAALVHRATLALYAASGPALRQVVQRAHNCEDILLNCLVAHTTRRPPLKLAQRRRYKPPLHHKSLWSDPEHFVQRQSCLNTFATTWGYMPLLRSVLRLDPILFKDPVSTLRKKYRKMELVSS; translated from the exons ATGCAAGCGAAACGACGATACCTACTACTTTTCATGTCTTGTGCTTTTCTTTTGTATTGCTACTACGGAAATACTAGTTTCAAGTCAGACACTTGTAAatcgaaattaaatgaattgcCATCTTTTGCAACACTTGATGATCTGCACCTTAAACCATCTAGACAAAAACGCAATCCTGCTTCTGCAACACAGCCTTGTCGTATGGATACATGTTTCGACTTTTCTAAATGTGGAAGTGATCCAAAAATTTTTGTGTACCCAAGTGATGGGACTGTCAGTGCTTCATATAGGAAGGTATTATCAGTAATAAGAGAGTCCAGATATGTAACTAGAGATCCAAATGAAGCATGTTTATTTGTGCCAGCTATTGATACACTGGATGCTGACCCCTTGTCATCAGAACATGTATCTGATGTCGCTTCACGTCTATCGAGATTACCTTATTGGAGAAATGGTAGAAATCAtctcatatttaatttatatgctGGCACTTGGCCAGACTATGCTGAAGATTCTTTGGGATTTGACCCAGGTGAAGCTATATTGGCCAGAGCAAGTGCTTCCGAAATAATGTTTCGTGAGGGATTTGACATTTCATTGCCATTATTTCATAAAGAACATCCAGAGAAAGGAGGAGTTCCACCTGCTGCTACTGTCAACCCATTTCCGGCTCAACGTAAGCATTTGGTAGCCTTCAAAGGAAAAAGATATGTACATGGTATTGGTAGTGAAACCCGTAATTCTTTGTGGCATTTACATGATGGAAATAACTTGATCTTAGTAACCACTTGCCGTCATGGAAAATCTTGGAAAGATTTAAGAGATGAAAGATGTGAAGAGGACAATAAAGAATATGACAA GTTTGATTATGAGCAGTTGTTAGCTAACTCAACTTTTTGCATTGTTGCACGAGGAAGACGATTAGGATCCTACAGATTTCTTGAAGCCTTAGCAGCTGGATGTATACCAGTTTTGCTAAGTAATGGATGGAGATTACCTTTTGATGAAAAAATAGATTGGAGGCGTGCAGTTATTTGGGCAGACGAACGCTTATTATTACAG gTTCCAGAGCTTGTACGTTCAGTACCACCGGAACGCATCCTTGCACTGAGACAGCAAACTCAGTTTTTATGGGAGCAATATTTTTCATCAATTGAAAAAATCGTCTTCACAACTATTGAG attttacTGGAACGTGTTCTCGCTCATCGAGTTTCAAAGCAACGAGATCTTCTAATTTGGAATGCTTCACCAGGAGCCCTCGGAACACTGGCTGCATATGGCGATTCTAGATCACATTACCCTATTTCATCTCCTGTATTAGAAGCGCCCTCGGCTCCTTTTACCAGCCTCGCCCCTCTTCCTGTTCCATCAATACCTCAGATGGCACCTCCTCACACTCCTGGTAATTCTTTTACTGCACTGTTATATGTTCAAGCAACATCACCAGCTTTACACAAACTCCTTGCTAATATTGCCAGTAGCGAGTTTTGCGAGAAA GTAGTTCTAGTATGGGACAGTGAACGGGCTGCGCCTTCTCTGAAGTCTTTGTCACGTATGGCTGGAGACAGCCGGGATCCACTCCCAGTAATAGTTGTCGACGCTACCACTCACTACCCTGG TGAAGGTGTTTCTGCACGATGGCAGCCATTGTGGGCTGTTCCGACCGCAGCTGTGTTTTCATTAGACGGCGACGCTCCACTTCTGGCTGAAGAATTGGATTTTGCTTTTCGCGTATGGCAACAATTCCCCGAACGTATTGTTGGGTATCCAGCTAGAACTCACTTTTGGGACGAATCAAAG GGGTCATGGGGTTACAGCAGTCGGTGGGGCAGCCTGTACTCCATGGTGCTGCCGGGTGCGGCACTAGTGCACCGCGCCACGCTGGCGTTGTACGCGGCGAGCGGGCCGGCGCTGCGGCAGGTCGTGCAGCGCGCGCACAACTGTGAGGACATCCTGCTCAACTGTCTCGTGGCGCACACCACGCGCCGCCCGCCGCTCAAGCTGGCTCAGCGCCGCCGCTACAAGCCGCCCCTCCATCACAA gTCGCTGTGGAGTGATCCTGAACATTTTGTTCAACGACAATCATGCTTGAACACATTTGCTACAACTTGGGGTTATATGCCACTGCTTCGATCGGTACTACGTCTCGACCCCATACTTTTCAAAGATCCCGTGTCTACCCTCAGGAAGAAATATCGAAAAATGGAATTAGTTTCATCTTAG